TTGGATTTTTTGTATTCATAGAGATGTTTTTGGATGGAGGACAGAAGTATGAAGCTGGGGGTTATACAAGTTATAAAAGTACTTTGTGACCTTATAAAACCATTCATCCAGCCTCCAGCTTCATTAGTTATTATTATATTTTTCTTCACTGTTGTCAACAGGAGTATTGGGATCATTCATTACCATTTTAACAATATCATCTTTTCTCATAAAAACGACACCCTGTTTTTCTTTGGTATACTTAATAAACTTCTCCATTGCATGCACCATTGCAGGAGTTCCGCCAATTCTGTCGTGAAAACTGATGCTCATCATTCTTCTCTTTGATGCTCCTTCCTCGTAAAGACGGTCAAATTCAAATTTCAGCTGTGTCAAAAACTGATCAGGGCTCCAGTGTTTTCCTTCAATATTGACAATGTCATTATTACGCAAGGTATAAGGAATGACAACAAATTTTTTCCCGTTTACTTTGGTAATGAAAGGCTCATCATGGCTTAAGTCATCTATATGATACAGAAAACCAAGTTCCTGTAATACCTGAAGGGTATTCGGACTTCGTCTGAGCCAATTGGCGTTATAACCCACAGCTTTCTGACCTGTAATCTTTTCAACAACGTTTACACCTTTTTTCACAAAATTCAGCTCATCAGTATAATTTTTATTCCACTGCTGGTCCCAGGCAATACCGTGGGCTGCAATTTCATGTCCTCCCTTTGCAATAGCTTTGGCTACTTCGGGATACCTTTCGGCAGCTGTTCCTACTACGTGGGATGTTACTTTAATATCATATTTTTTCCATAAATCCAGCATACGGTAAATGCCTTCATTCGCTCCATAGCGATACCAGCTTTCTGCCGGAAGATCGGGTTGTCCTGCAGGAAGGGGAGTGCCGCTGAACGGGCTTTCTGCACCATCCGGCTGGCCGCCGGTTTCAAACTGCATTGATACGGAAATAACCAATTGAGCTCCATTAGGCCAGTACTTTTTAGTTG
The nucleotide sequence above comes from Chryseobacterium sp. 7. Encoded proteins:
- a CDS encoding polysaccharide deacetylase family protein, with translation MKYIKQSVLLVASAIALMSFSDRDDRDKTDKKQQHRTQVSTKKYWPNGAQLVISVSMQFETGGQPDGAESPFSGTPLPAGQPDLPAESWYRYGANEGIYRMLDLWKKYDIKVTSHVVGTAAERYPEVAKAIAKGGHEIAAHGIAWDQQWNKNYTDELNFVKKGVNVVEKITGQKAVGYNANWLRRSPNTLQVLQELGFLYHIDDLSHDEPFITKVNGKKFVVIPYTLRNNDIVNIEGKHWSPDQFLTQLKFEFDRLYEEGASKRRMMSISFHDRIGGTPAMVHAMEKFIKYTKEKQGVVFMRKDDIVKMVMNDPNTPVDNSEEKYNNN